Proteins from a genomic interval of Psychrobacter fulvigenes:
- a CDS encoding D-amino acid dehydrogenase, translated as MTHIAVLGAGVVGVTSAWYLQQAGYDVTVIERESAAGMQTSFANGGQISVSHATPWANPATPMKALKWLFKEDAPLLYRLRADKAQLRWAMQFLQECRAERADANLVQMVRLGLYSRDALQQLRADIGIDYEQQTRGIMHFYTDQAEFDAAIAPTQRMQALGCERHVIDINNAVSLEPALYPIAHKLKGATYTSRDESGNAHLFTQRLAERCIEAGVQFLYDTEVLALNADAHSTHPHIHSMTIRPKGENAQTFSADSHVLALGSHSVALMKPLNIHLPIFPAKGYSATYQINPRAPHLAPFVSLIDDEFKLVTSRLGDKLRVAGTAEFNGYNLDLNSTRCEAITRRVQQLFPKGIIANSVQYWTGLRPMTPSNVPLIGRAHKGQVRHGSQNTNASFDNLWLNTGHGTLGWTHACGSAKAISLLLQGETSPVDFDFVGVNK; from the coding sequence ATGACACATATTGCGGTACTCGGAGCAGGCGTAGTGGGTGTGACCAGCGCCTGGTATCTTCAGCAAGCAGGCTATGATGTGACTGTCATTGAGCGTGAATCAGCAGCGGGAATGCAAACCTCGTTTGCCAATGGCGGGCAGATATCCGTCTCCCATGCGACCCCTTGGGCCAATCCTGCTACCCCAATGAAAGCGCTCAAATGGCTGTTTAAAGAAGACGCTCCGCTACTATATCGTCTGCGAGCTGACAAGGCGCAGCTCAGATGGGCGATGCAATTCTTGCAAGAGTGCCGAGCAGAACGAGCTGATGCCAATTTGGTGCAAATGGTACGTTTGGGCTTATATTCTAGAGATGCCTTGCAGCAGCTGCGTGCTGATATCGGTATTGATTACGAGCAGCAAACACGCGGTATTATGCACTTTTATACCGATCAAGCTGAGTTTGATGCCGCCATTGCACCAACACAGCGTATGCAGGCGCTAGGCTGCGAACGTCATGTCATTGATATTAATAATGCAGTCAGTTTAGAGCCAGCGCTCTATCCTATTGCCCACAAGCTCAAAGGCGCTACTTATACCAGCCGTGATGAGTCAGGTAATGCGCATCTATTCACTCAGCGCCTAGCTGAACGCTGCATTGAAGCTGGCGTGCAGTTCTTATACGATACGGAAGTTTTGGCGTTAAACGCTGACGCCCACTCTACCCATCCGCATATTCATAGCATGACTATCCGTCCCAAGGGTGAAAACGCGCAAACCTTTAGTGCAGACAGCCATGTACTAGCACTTGGCAGCCATAGCGTTGCATTAATGAAGCCGCTTAATATTCATCTACCGATCTTCCCTGCCAAAGGCTACTCGGCCACTTATCAAATCAATCCGCGTGCTCCGCATCTAGCACCATTCGTCAGTCTTATTGATGATGAGTTCAAGCTGGTCACCTCACGCCTTGGCGATAAATTACGCGTTGCTGGCACAGCAGAATTCAATGGTTATAATTTGGATTTGAATAGCACACGCTGTGAAGCCATCACTCGCCGTGTACAGCAGCTATTCCCGAAAGGTATCATTGCTAATTCTGTGCAATATTGGACAGGGCTGCGACCGATGACCCCATCAAACGTACCGTTAATAGGACGCGCGCATAAAGGTCAAGTCCGTCATGGCAGTCAAAATACGAATGCCAGTTTTGATAATTTATGGCTCAATACTGGTCATGGTACGCTTGGCTGGACGCATGCTTGCGGTTCAGCAAAGGCTATTAGTTTATTGCTACAAGGCGAGACATCGCCAGTCGATTTTGATTTTGTCGGAGTCAATAAATAA
- the ygfZ gene encoding CAF17-like 4Fe-4S cluster assembly/insertion protein YgfZ: protein MSQSSNVSVLPQFAQLTLQGEDAEKFLQGQITTNVTKIGLSYQPTALSNLKGRIDFGLWIKKQDENQFDLVVSSDCVESLQAHLKKYGAFFKFETSTPTPIYPCVIADEPTFSHKDEHNTAENTQAWMQSSIATGNYWIVAATQGQFQPQELRLHQRGGMDYDKGCYLGQEVIARIYFKAAPKAFLHYVKGTGDVPAAGDKLDKIQVVNAIATADGFEALVVARPAHLDDSDLTLLELPKALQADIARPQ, encoded by the coding sequence ATGAGTCAATCTTCAAACGTATCTGTATTGCCGCAATTTGCACAATTAACCTTACAAGGCGAGGATGCCGAAAAATTCTTACAAGGTCAGATCACAACTAACGTAACCAAAATCGGGCTCAGCTATCAACCGACCGCACTTAGTAACCTAAAAGGGCGGATTGATTTTGGCCTTTGGATAAAAAAGCAAGACGAAAATCAATTCGACTTGGTCGTCAGTAGCGACTGTGTTGAATCTCTCCAAGCACATTTAAAGAAATACGGTGCTTTTTTTAAGTTTGAGACCAGCACGCCAACGCCAATCTATCCTTGCGTGATTGCTGATGAGCCGACCTTTAGTCATAAAGATGAGCATAATACGGCAGAGAATACCCAAGCTTGGATGCAGAGTAGCATCGCCACGGGTAACTATTGGATAGTAGCGGCAACTCAAGGTCAGTTTCAGCCGCAAGAGCTGCGTCTGCACCAGCGCGGCGGTATGGACTATGACAAAGGCTGCTATCTCGGTCAAGAAGTCATCGCTCGCATTTACTTTAAAGCGGCGCCCAAAGCATTTTTGCATTATGTAAAAGGAACGGGTGATGTCCCGGCAGCAGGTGACAAGCTTGATAAAATTCAAGTGGTCAATGCGATTGCTACTGCCGACGGTTTTGAAGCCTTGGTAGTTGCACGCCCAGCACATCTCGATGATAGCGACCTGACTCTATTAGAGTTACCAAAAGCATTGCAAGCTGATATCGCGCGTCCGCAATAG
- a CDS encoding zinc ribbon domain-containing protein YjdM, protein MSLPNCPKCDAEYTYEDGALLVCPMCAHEWTAAEADAAEAQAEEDSIIRDAVGNELQDGDAVTVIRDLKVKGSSNSIKVGTKVRSIRLLDNPVDGHDIDCKVDGFGQMKLKSSVVKKA, encoded by the coding sequence ATGAGCTTACCCAATTGTCCAAAATGTGATGCTGAATATACTTATGAAGATGGTGCCTTACTAGTGTGCCCGATGTGCGCTCATGAATGGACGGCTGCTGAAGCTGATGCTGCCGAGGCTCAAGCTGAGGAAGACAGCATCATTCGTGATGCGGTAGGGAATGAGCTGCAAGATGGTGACGCGGTGACGGTCATTCGCGACTTAAAGGTCAAAGGCTCATCAAACTCTATCAAGGTTGGCACCAAAGTGAGAAGCATCCGCCTGCTTGATAATCCTGTAGATGGACATGATATCGACTGCAAGGTTGATGGCTTTGGGCAGATGAAGCTTAAATCTTCAGTGGTAAAAAAGGCTTAG
- a CDS encoding SWIM zinc finger family protein: protein MALGKLSRFERLFSPTIIERGINYKNSGAVRQLIGQKLASDAITVNKRQQWSAIVYGSQRYPVQVTLTQMPDGDMTIDSLSCQCPYGDAYDDYCKHLVAVLLRIREQLKSGEAILEENAIIEDAIVNTNPVIDSEALLQSLDKPALQEFIQQCLLHHPHLLDELVIWASRYKEKAPEEDNSALRDPKVLQSMHRQVDAILDIDNRYYDDYDDYYASESDFRDESVKFEQIFDQFDNQLQYQVACVLYWLGRLIDVNEEYPERDISEGFYVGFAKFGQLVFGIAENEQAQDYHPSWSGALILYQTNLHKELLTEVRQQVDDWQMDNIYETDSSYQPERVGFDLLIAKQDWYAALALLNGHIEVEKLSRYGDYQLESLVTLKIALLNHLQNSDLVANQLIANGQISEVLSEFAYLPKIRGLLIDKALSLGEVNLAVRLISQGIDIAKEEGHTGTVIKWQKQLVNVILQAGDLPVQTDMTEIIRQNCKSLAFDGLRKIDEYYYKKWRDSYPPDEWQTVISAQQDRLRRLIQRHNPQPTHSFQVGGFELFLLAQTYSLEADTKALIELLKSYPHASLLKDYQDQIIAADAAWLIDFYKQQWTQRIEQVNGRKEYKELAGDIQRMLAALPAATTMWKPLVKEWQRRFSEYPRKPALLDELSKIHWPKV from the coding sequence ATGGCTTTAGGAAAACTTTCACGCTTTGAGCGCTTATTTTCACCCACCATCATTGAGCGCGGTATCAACTATAAAAATTCAGGCGCGGTCAGGCAGTTGATTGGACAAAAACTCGCATCTGATGCTATTACAGTCAATAAACGGCAACAATGGTCAGCTATAGTTTATGGTTCTCAGCGCTACCCTGTGCAAGTCACGCTGACGCAGATGCCCGATGGTGATATGACCATCGATAGCCTATCTTGCCAGTGTCCTTATGGCGATGCTTATGATGACTATTGCAAGCACTTGGTTGCCGTATTGCTGCGTATTCGTGAGCAGCTTAAAAGTGGTGAAGCAATTCTAGAAGAAAATGCCATTATAGAAGACGCCATAGTGAATACCAACCCAGTGATAGATAGCGAAGCACTATTACAATCTTTGGACAAGCCAGCATTGCAAGAGTTTATCCAACAATGCTTACTGCACCATCCTCACCTATTAGATGAGCTAGTCATCTGGGCAAGCCGCTATAAAGAAAAAGCTCCTGAAGAGGATAATAGTGCGTTACGCGACCCCAAAGTGCTGCAATCTATGCATCGGCAAGTTGATGCTATCTTAGATATCGATAATAGATATTATGACGACTACGACGATTACTATGCTAGTGAGAGTGACTTTCGTGACGAGAGCGTCAAATTTGAGCAAATATTTGACCAGTTTGATAACCAGCTTCAGTATCAAGTCGCTTGTGTCTTATATTGGCTTGGGAGGTTAATAGATGTCAATGAAGAGTATCCAGAGAGGGATATCTCTGAAGGCTTTTATGTAGGATTTGCCAAATTCGGTCAGCTGGTTTTTGGTATTGCTGAAAATGAGCAAGCTCAAGACTACCATCCCAGTTGGAGCGGTGCCTTAATTCTGTATCAGACAAATTTGCATAAAGAGCTACTGACAGAGGTGCGCCAGCAAGTCGATGATTGGCAAATGGATAATATTTATGAGACAGATTCTAGCTATCAGCCTGAACGGGTAGGCTTTGATTTATTGATTGCCAAGCAGGATTGGTACGCTGCTCTGGCACTTCTAAACGGGCATATCGAGGTGGAAAAGCTCTCAAGGTACGGCGATTATCAACTTGAGAGCCTAGTGACGCTAAAGATTGCTTTATTGAACCATTTACAAAATAGTGATTTGGTAGCTAATCAGCTTATCGCTAATGGACAAATTAGTGAAGTGTTGAGTGAGTTTGCCTACCTACCTAAGATTCGCGGTTTACTAATAGATAAAGCGTTAAGCTTGGGTGAAGTCAATCTTGCCGTGCGTTTGATTTCTCAAGGTATCGATATCGCTAAAGAAGAAGGTCACACAGGTACGGTAATCAAGTGGCAAAAGCAGTTGGTTAATGTTATCTTGCAGGCAGGTGACTTGCCTGTGCAAACAGATATGACAGAGATTATCCGTCAAAATTGTAAATCGCTGGCTTTTGATGGATTGAGAAAAATTGATGAGTATTACTATAAAAAATGGCGAGACAGCTATCCACCTGATGAATGGCAAACGGTTATCAGTGCCCAACAAGACCGTCTTAGACGCTTAATTCAAAGACATAATCCGCAACCAACACATTCCTTTCAAGTTGGCGGCTTTGAGCTATTTTTATTAGCACAGACTTATAGCTTAGAAGCCGATACCAAAGCTTTGATTGAGCTGCTCAAATCCTATCCTCATGCCAGTTTGCTTAAAGACTATCAAGATCAAATCATTGCGGCCGATGCTGCTTGGCTTATCGACTTTTATAAACAGCAATGGACGCAACGAATAGAACAGGTAAACGGACGCAAAGAATACAAAGAGCTGGCGGGGGACATTCAGCGTATGTTGGCTGCCCTGCCGGCAGCGACTACTATGTGGAAACCTTTGGTCAAAGAATGGCAAAGGCGGTTCAGTGAATATCCTAGAAAGCCCGCGCTATTGGACGAGCTTAGCAAAATACACTGGCCTAAAGTTTAG
- a CDS encoding amino acid ABC transporter ATP-binding/permease protein, giving the protein MSKNISPHQSDYQPVDSNAPAFRLRDMFKPSFDLWLISWLLGLIFAISIIALLMISGWFITGAALAGMLAVGSHAFNYMVPAGIIRMLAMARTASRYGELMVSHHAVFDLLKTLRLRFFNRLAALPLLQQRHALHASQYMHRLVSDIDKLDEFILRVISPWLISTLTVLLLAVFIGFVLPISTMLKLVIYTLLAFTLLLPLLCTYLGVGQAKRLAEVSEARRHKLLAPLAIITQLLLWQQWRAQTQDYIAQDKALQHLEWQTQKQRSGYILGIQWLFYLSILVVLFAVATLDGSASINVPLILAVTLGLLGIQEIVAPLGQHYLSLGSSIAAKNRLNTLLNQQADDDNLAKDSVKREAVKLQTPKPLLALPTNALTAELRGVYAKIPKALVGAQDVSVTIKSGTPLIIRGPSGCGKSTLLQMLAGELSLLKGEVTLNGAAWHDYDWRDQLGYLGQHLDIFDQSLAANLHLGKADASDAELLAALNKVGLSQWLQAQPQGLATPLGEYGAAVSGGQARRIALARLLLKPRRVLLLDEPFAGLDAQTRAQVWQNVRTHQKDDLLIIVSHHEWDMGHCESLTLDESVFTSDV; this is encoded by the coding sequence ATGAGTAAAAACATCTCACCTCATCAGTCTGACTATCAGCCTGTAGATAGCAATGCACCAGCCTTTCGCTTACGCGATATGTTCAAGCCCTCGTTTGATTTATGGCTCATCTCATGGCTGCTCGGGTTAATATTTGCCATCTCAATCATTGCGCTGCTGATGATATCAGGTTGGTTTATTACTGGTGCTGCCTTGGCTGGCATGCTGGCTGTTGGCTCACACGCCTTTAACTACATGGTGCCCGCTGGCATCATACGTATGCTAGCCATGGCGCGGACCGCGAGTCGCTATGGTGAGCTGATGGTCTCGCATCATGCCGTATTTGATTTATTAAAGACGCTCAGGTTGAGGTTTTTTAATCGCTTAGCTGCCCTGCCTTTATTGCAGCAGCGGCACGCTCTGCACGCCTCTCAATATATGCACAGGCTGGTCAGCGATATCGATAAGCTCGATGAGTTTATATTGCGCGTCATCTCCCCTTGGCTGATTAGCACCCTAACAGTGCTGCTACTGGCGGTGTTTATCGGTTTTGTGTTGCCTATCAGCACCATGCTCAAGCTGGTTATTTATACATTGCTCGCTTTTACCCTGCTATTGCCGCTACTATGTACTTATTTGGGTGTTGGACAAGCAAAGCGATTGGCCGAAGTATCGGAAGCCCGCCGACATAAACTCCTCGCTCCTTTAGCGATTATTACCCAGCTACTTCTTTGGCAACAATGGCGCGCGCAAACCCAAGACTATATAGCTCAAGATAAGGCGTTACAGCATTTAGAATGGCAAACCCAAAAACAGCGCTCTGGCTATATCTTGGGGATTCAATGGTTATTTTATTTAAGTATTTTGGTGGTGTTGTTTGCTGTTGCTACCTTGGATGGTAGTGCTTCTATCAATGTGCCATTAATACTGGCAGTGACACTAGGACTGCTTGGTATTCAAGAGATTGTCGCGCCTTTAGGTCAGCACTATCTTTCACTGGGTAGTAGTATCGCTGCCAAAAATCGCTTAAATACTTTGCTAAATCAGCAGGCTGATGACGATAATCTAGCAAAAGACAGCGTGAAAAGAGAAGCTGTTAAATTACAAACACCCAAACCCTTATTAGCACTGCCTACGAATGCACTTACCGCAGAGTTACGCGGTGTCTATGCAAAAATACCAAAAGCCTTAGTAGGCGCGCAAGATGTGAGCGTCACCATAAAATCGGGAACGCCGCTCATCATTCGTGGCCCTTCAGGTTGCGGCAAATCGACGTTATTGCAAATGCTGGCAGGTGAGCTGTCACTATTAAAAGGTGAGGTGACTTTAAATGGTGCCGCTTGGCATGATTACGACTGGCGTGATCAGCTCGGCTATTTAGGTCAGCATCTTGATATCTTTGATCAAAGCTTGGCAGCTAATCTGCATTTGGGAAAAGCAGATGCCAGTGATGCTGAGTTACTTGCTGCTTTAAACAAGGTCGGTCTATCGCAGTGGTTACAAGCGCAGCCGCAGGGGCTTGCCACACCGCTTGGCGAATATGGCGCGGCAGTATCTGGTGGTCAAGCAAGGCGTATAGCGCTGGCAAGATTATTATTAAAACCTCGCAGAGTGCTCTTACTTGATGAGCCATTTGCGGGTCTTGATGCTCAAACTCGTGCACAGGTTTGGCAAAATGTGCGTACGCATCAAAAAGATGACTTATTAATCATCGTTAGCCACCACGAATGGGATATGGGGCACTGCGAATCGTTAACGCTTGATGAGAGTGTATTTACTAGTGACGTATAA
- the cydD gene encoding thiol reductant ABC exporter subunit CydD encodes MATLSNAEKRFLKALVTSVSRPLNLAWALTIISTLFFVWQAWLLANLFSTWLNNHFNELPLSTGVSNYWFVGLLLCFMIRPLLNSGRELISSRASLKVRSELRESLLSTMAKLGPNLRYFGSDGSLSSQIIDQTDALDGFISSFSVQRKVATSTPIILVIAVAWQSWIAAALLLLTAPLVPIFMILIGHLTARKSADQFTALAQLSGRFLDWVRGMPTLKRLQATDIAAHDLTISSEDYRRRTMDVLKVAFLNGAVLELLAALSIALVAVYLGFGLIGILPWAKGEVPVPYFGALFILLLAPEFYVPLRQLGADYHAKAQAEGAVQSLLPIIEAASIETASIENTKQVDSEPLDDPSSVKDNNDRKSNRYTADAMPLDVSQAFGIALSNLSIRSPIATSPELANQQTTDTAAFYRTRLAPVSFGITAGERVALIGDSGSGKSSLLQALMGFVNYEGCIELISKEGGQRVELTDINPESLRQNIGYLAQQVALMPLTIAQNLRLANPNATEQALIDALEVVELWELIKRLPDGIHTQLGERGQGLSGGQQQRLGIAQLLLRDDSLWLLDEPTEHLDPDTAQRIHALLERVSRHKTVIWITHAHEQLDWLDNVIRLSLPMSQPLSSATNHQALNANTGIGADTNEHSSPLGDKP; translated from the coding sequence ATGGCAACACTTTCCAATGCCGAAAAACGTTTCCTCAAAGCGCTTGTTACGTCGGTCAGTCGCCCACTGAATTTGGCTTGGGCGCTCACCATCATCAGTACGCTGTTTTTTGTCTGGCAGGCTTGGTTACTTGCCAATCTTTTCAGTACTTGGCTGAACAATCATTTTAATGAGTTGCCGCTGTCCACAGGTGTTTCTAACTATTGGTTTGTAGGACTCCTACTCTGCTTTATGATCCGGCCTTTGCTCAACAGCGGACGTGAGCTCATTAGTAGTCGCGCCAGTCTCAAAGTGCGCAGCGAGCTTCGTGAGTCTCTGTTATCGACCATGGCAAAGCTCGGGCCAAACCTGCGCTATTTTGGCAGTGACGGGAGTTTGTCTAGCCAGATCATAGACCAAACGGATGCGCTAGATGGCTTTATCAGTAGCTTTAGTGTGCAGCGCAAGGTTGCTACCAGCACGCCTATTATTTTGGTGATTGCTGTAGCATGGCAAAGCTGGATTGCCGCGGCTCTACTATTACTGACTGCGCCATTAGTACCCATATTCATGATACTTATCGGTCATTTAACTGCCCGAAAAAGCGCGGATCAATTCACGGCTCTCGCTCAGCTGAGCGGACGTTTTTTGGACTGGGTACGTGGTATGCCAACCTTAAAACGTTTGCAAGCCACCGATATCGCAGCTCACGACCTGACCATTAGTAGCGAGGATTATCGTCGCCGCACCATGGATGTACTAAAAGTTGCCTTTTTAAACGGTGCGGTATTAGAGCTCCTGGCTGCCCTAAGTATTGCGTTAGTAGCGGTGTATTTGGGCTTTGGATTAATCGGTATTTTGCCGTGGGCTAAAGGGGAAGTGCCAGTACCCTATTTTGGCGCTTTGTTTATCTTATTACTAGCGCCTGAGTTTTATGTGCCACTACGCCAGTTGGGTGCCGACTACCATGCCAAAGCGCAAGCGGAGGGCGCGGTACAGAGCCTGCTACCGATTATTGAGGCCGCCAGTATTGAAACGGCTAGTATTGAAAATACTAAACAAGTGGACTCTGAACCTTTAGATGACCCTAGCAGTGTTAAAGATAATAATGACCGTAAATCTAATAGATATACAGCTGACGCAATGCCACTAGATGTCTCTCAAGCTTTTGGCATAGCGCTATCTAACCTCAGCATCCGCAGCCCGATAGCGACCTCTCCCGAACTTGCCAATCAACAAACAACCGACACCGCAGCCTTCTATCGTACGCGTTTAGCGCCTGTTAGCTTTGGTATAACAGCAGGCGAGCGGGTCGCCCTGATTGGTGATAGCGGCAGTGGCAAGTCAAGCCTACTGCAAGCGCTGATGGGCTTTGTAAACTACGAAGGCTGTATTGAACTGATTAGCAAAGAGGGTGGGCAGCGAGTCGAGCTTACCGATATCAATCCTGAAAGCTTGCGTCAAAACATCGGCTATCTAGCACAGCAAGTGGCACTGATGCCGCTCACGATTGCCCAAAACCTGCGTCTTGCTAACCCTAACGCCACGGAACAAGCGCTGATTGATGCACTTGAGGTGGTGGAGTTATGGGAGTTGATTAAGCGCTTACCTGACGGTATCCATACTCAGCTTGGCGAGCGTGGTCAAGGCTTATCTGGCGGTCAACAGCAGCGTTTGGGTATCGCACAATTGCTACTGCGTGATGACAGTTTATGGCTGCTAGACGAGCCAACCGAGCATTTAGACCCTGATACCGCCCAGCGTATTCATGCCTTACTTGAGAGGGTCAGCCGTCATAAAACCGTTATATGGATTACCCACGCGCATGAGCAGCTAGATTGGTTAGATAACGTGATTCGACTGTCTCTGCCTATGTCACAACCACTGTCATCGGCAACTAACCATCAGGCACTCAATGCTAATACTGGTATTGGTGCTGACACTAATGAGCACTCTAGCCCGTTAGGAGATAAGCCATGA
- a CDS encoding cytochrome ubiquinol oxidase subunit I: MITEQLVDISRLQFAVTALYHFLFIPLTIGMVWILVIMETVYVTTGLQIWKDMTRYWGKLFGINFALGVTTGITMEFQFGTNWSYYSQYVGDIFGAPLAIEGLMAFFLESTMVGLFFFGWDRLSRFQHLVVTVLMAIGTNLSALWILIANGWMQSPVGAEFNYQTMRMEMTDFAAILLNPDAQNKFVHTVSAGYVVGSVFVLSISALYLLRKRDVEFAKRSFQVAAAFGLASICSVIVLGDESGYSVGKAQQTKLATMEAMWHTEPAPAPFNLIASINEKEQKNNWELQIPYAMGIIGTRSFDTEIPGIHEIKEINRERIITGITAVTLLEQLRQDTGNMALRDEFDKVKDDLGFGLLLKKYTADVSQATPEMVQKATDDTIPRVAPMFWSFRIMVGLGFLMLALFAVSLWYSVKGTFTEKRWLLKWAVVMLPAPWIAAELGWVVAEYGRQPWTIYGVLPTYVSTSNIGIANVYWSLAGFVGFYTVLLIIEVYLMIKYVKLGPASLGTGRYDGETPRDVTPTSADQEVTHVV; this comes from the coding sequence ATGATTACTGAACAACTAGTAGATATATCCCGCTTGCAATTCGCGGTGACCGCACTTTACCACTTTTTGTTTATCCCACTCACGATAGGCATGGTCTGGATCCTTGTTATTATGGAGACAGTCTATGTGACCACTGGGCTACAGATCTGGAAAGACATGACCCGCTATTGGGGCAAGCTCTTTGGTATCAACTTCGCTTTAGGTGTTACCACGGGTATCACCATGGAGTTCCAGTTTGGTACTAACTGGTCGTATTATTCGCAGTACGTGGGTGATATCTTTGGGGCGCCGCTAGCCATCGAAGGCTTGATGGCATTCTTCCTCGAATCCACTATGGTGGGTTTATTCTTCTTTGGTTGGGACAGGCTGTCTCGCTTTCAGCACTTAGTAGTCACAGTTTTGATGGCGATAGGTACCAACTTGTCGGCACTATGGATTTTGATTGCCAACGGCTGGATGCAAAGTCCTGTCGGTGCAGAGTTCAACTATCAAACCATGCGAATGGAGATGACTGACTTTGCAGCTATTCTCTTGAACCCAGATGCTCAAAACAAATTTGTACACACCGTATCGGCAGGCTATGTCGTCGGTTCGGTATTTGTGCTTTCTATCTCAGCATTATATTTGCTGCGCAAACGAGATGTCGAGTTTGCTAAGCGTAGCTTTCAGGTAGCAGCGGCCTTTGGTCTGGCATCCATCTGTAGTGTTATCGTACTGGGTGACGAGTCAGGCTACTCGGTGGGTAAAGCGCAGCAAACCAAATTGGCAACGATGGAGGCTATGTGGCATACAGAGCCTGCACCAGCGCCGTTTAACTTGATTGCGAGCATCAATGAAAAAGAGCAAAAAAACAACTGGGAGCTGCAGATTCCTTATGCCATGGGCATCATCGGTACGCGCTCGTTTGATACAGAAATCCCTGGTATTCATGAAATCAAAGAGATAAACCGTGAGCGGATTATCACAGGCATCACAGCGGTAACTTTGCTAGAGCAGTTACGCCAAGATACTGGCAATATGGCTTTAAGAGATGAGTTTGATAAAGTTAAAGATGACTTAGGTTTTGGTTTATTGCTCAAAAAATATACGGCTGATGTCTCGCAAGCCACGCCTGAGATGGTACAAAAAGCCACAGACGATACCATTCCTAGAGTCGCGCCGATGTTTTGGTCTTTCCGTATCATGGTGGGCTTGGGCTTCTTGATGCTGGCACTGTTTGCCGTCAGCTTATGGTACAGCGTCAAAGGCACCTTTACTGAAAAGAGATGGCTGCTGAAATGGGCGGTTGTGATGTTGCCAGCACCTTGGATAGCCGCTGAGCTTGGTTGGGTGGTGGCTGAGTATGGCCGTCAGCCTTGGACTATTTATGGGGTGTTACCGACCTATGTGTCGACATCGAACATTGGTATAGCGAACGTTTATTGGTCACTGGCTGGGTTTGTCGGGTTCTATACCGTGCTGCTTATTATCGAGGTATATCTGATGATTAAGTATGTGAAGTTAGGACCTGCCAGTTTGGGTACAGGACGTTATGATGGTGAGACCCCTCGGGATGTAACGCCGACTTCAGCGGATCAGGAGGTGACTCATGTTGTTTGA